The Paenibacillus wynnii DNA window GGACTCTTCTACGATTCTCGGTCTATTTGCAGGCTTCGCCCTTCTGCTTACTGCTTTCTTATTCATTGAGAGAATCGTGGCAGAACCGATCATTTCCTTTGACATGTTTCGCAAACGTCTGTTTGCAACAAGCTGCCTTGTAGCTTTATTCTACGGCTCTACTTTTATCGTAGCGACCATTTATATTCCTATCTTTGTTCAAGGTGTATTTGGCGGCTCAGCCACCAATTCGGGTCTGATTCTCATGCCGATGATGATTGGTTCCGTATTAGGCAGTCAATGTGGAGGATTGCTAACGACGAAGACGAGCTTCCGCAATATCATGCTAATATCGGCTGTCTGTTTCGTAGCCGGTGTGTTCTCTCTAAGTACTTTGACACCGGAGACTTCCCGACTGCTCCTCAACGTATATATGGGATTGACAGGCTTCGGAGTCGGTTTCTCCTTCTCCGTGCTGAGCATGTCCTCCGTTCATCACTTTGATATGCGCCAACGCGGATCAGCTACTTCCACAAGCACCTTCATGCGTTCCCTGGGTATGACGCTTGGAATTACCGTATTCGGAATTATTCAGCGCAATAACTTCACAAGCAACCTGAGCACTGCTTTTGGAGGAAGTCAGGCTTCTGCCTTCGGCGATCCGCGTGCCGCACTGACACCAGAGGCTCGGGCGAAGATTCCGGCACCGGTACTGGAAAAGATATCAAGCGCTTTATCGTCATCCATCGCCCATACTTTCTTGTGGGCAATGGTGCCCACTGTTCTCGGTCTGGTATTCGTGCTACTAATGCCGAAGGACCGTCTAAAGATTGCACCGAAGAAGTCACCGCAGACTTCCGAATCCTTGAGGTAAACACAGATGTCCATGAAATTAGCAATTCTCGGCCTGCTTCAGGAGCGGAATATGCATCCGTACGAGATCACACTTGTTATGAAAGAGCGGGGCATGGATCGAATTACCAAGCTGCAAATGGGCTCCCTGTATTATGCCGTTGATAAATTGGCGATAGAGGGATATATAGAGGCTGTAGAGACCATCTCCAGTCCCGACCGTCCTGATAAGACGATATACCGGATTACCGAAACGGGTTATGTATTATTCGAGCAGCTTGTCCTGCACCAGTTCAAGAAGAACGAGACCGTCTACCATCCGCTTTATATGGCGCTTGCTCTCTCCCGGCATGTGGATCAAAGCAAAATCGAAAAACTGCTGGAAGTGAGAATTCGTGAAACGGAGCATCTGGTTAACCTGGCTTACCAAGTGTACGAAGAGCATGTAGCCATTGTCCCCCGCTCCGCTCTTCATCTTATGTATGGCAGATACGAGCATAGCGTGACGGAGCTGAAGTGGCTGAAGCGTCTCTATGAGGATGTGCTGGACCGTAAGTTGAGCGATGTTGGAACTCCGTTAAATGAAGAGGCCTAAGGGCCTCAGCTTGTCGAGAAATCAGGCCATTTTAAAATGATATTGTGTTACTCCTTTGGGGCAGTCCGTTATCTCTAAAAATTCTCAACACAAAAAATACGGCAAGGTCTTAGAAGAAAACTAACCTTGCCGTATTACACGGATGTTTATATCTTAAAATATAAGCCAACCCTTAATTGGAGTTGGCTTATTTAAAGTTTTTTGTAGGATTCAAAGTGGCTTTTTTGATTTATCCCTACTGAAGTATTCATGGATATCAGAGGCGAAAAACATCATTATAGCAATAACAGCAGTTATTTGCCACTTCCCTTCTGTGTTACTAAATATTGATATTAATAATTGAAAAGTTATTCCACCAAACACAAAAATTTTATTTTTTTTCTCAAAATAAAGAGCTGCTGGAAGATAAACAAGATACAAATAAGGAAACCACAGTATGGATAAGCAACCAATTCCATGGAGTATTGATTTTAGTCTTTTATTCAAAGGGCAAGCTCCTTCATCAAGCTTTTTTATCTATAATGAGTGTTGAGTTTACAAACGGCGATTGATTATATGAGTTTTTATAGATCTTATACTCGGCTTTATTCTCAGAAATAATTTTATGATTGACTATTATTCGTGAAGTCCAAATTCCTTCGGTTAGTGTTGGATTTACCTGCATACCAAAGTAATAATCTCTACTGTTGTTGGTTTTGTTACTTTGCTTCAAAATTTCAAAATGTAAAAAATGAATATGGAATTTTGGATCAAGCAGTTGAAAGTATATCATTGTATCTTGTTTTACATTTGTAACCCTACACCAAAATCCGAACAAAGTATCCATGTTTGTAAATACTTTTGTTTCTAGGTAAGGCTCAAAGTCAGGTTCTAAAAATTTTTTACAAAACAAAGATTTCTCAACAACTAGATCATCCTTATTTAAGTGAGGTTTATTAATATCATTATATGGAACCCCATTAAAGTCAAATAGGCCAAAATCTGATCTACAAAACCAGCAATGATCATTTATGAGGTATGCAAAATATTTAACTTCATCCTCAAATAATTGAAACGGTGGAACTAACCAATATGTATTGCCATCGGATAGCATCGGAACAACATGCAACTCATTTTTTCCTGATATATAAAATAAACTTACGCTTTGGGCCATCGCCTGTATGTCTATTGAAAAATTAACCTTCATTCTGGATTAATTCCCCCAAACTTTTGATTAACATTACAAATGAAAATAAAATGCCGAAAGAGGCTCCTTTCGACATTGTCTAATCAATATTCTTTATTTGCTACCAGTGATATAATTATAGTATCCCTTTGCAACGTTAACCACCGTATCATAGCCGGTTTTTGCTAGAGCCGTGGTTCCAGCCCCCTTTAGAGCTGCCTGAACACCACCTTTTGCTACTGCTGCATATATGAATCCTCCGCTTGCATTCGATTGAACTCCTGGAAGGCCAAAGTTCTTTTGGACTGCATCATTAATACCATTCCCCCAGATCTTCGCCGTTTCAACAAATCCCTTAGCTTGCGATTTCACTACAGTACTTGCAGTTTGTTTTACTGTTTCAGCTGCTTTTGATACGCTTGATTTAGCAGTCTGGTACATGCTTTGCACATAACTTGTAGCTTGCTTTGTAATATTGATACTATTAATAGCCATTTTCCAACATATCCCTTTTAATAGATATAAATGGAATCTACTACATATCAGAAGCAGGAGTCTGTGATATTTCACACACAATGTTACCTGTTTATCGACCTTAATTTTCCGTTACTGCTTTTATGCGGATGTCTGAAACCTCCGATGCATCATATGTCAGGAAATAATTTGCAGCCAGGGCGAGTTGCTACTCCGATGAATAGCGGAGCCTCGCAAGCCCGAAACTGCAATATCCGTTCAAAAAAGATTAGCAGCATTATTCAGTTTTGGTCCTAATCCATTAAGCTAAAAAAGCTGTTTAGAAAAGCCTGGATTGGTTTATTAAGCAGGGATAAATAGTAAGAAGGAGAAGGTGAACTTTATGACTGACAATAAAAAACTCCAGGGTGATCAACGGGATCATCCAGAGCAATATCCTACGGAGAAAGAAAGCCTCTTCGACATGGATGAAAGTGAGCAGCATGTTGACCCTATTCCGGTTGAAGATTTAAATCTGGAGAAACAGGAGGAAAAGGATAAGGAAGGGACCAAGCATCGCTCCTCCAGTGATGAGAAATACCACACCGGCTTCTAAAAGTGTACACTATTCTAGGTCCGTAACTTTGAACACTC harbors:
- a CDS encoding MDR family MFS transporter, with translation MHSKESNLKMVVTALLLGILMSAMDNTIVASAMGTIVSDLGGLDKIVWVTSAYMVMVMAGTPIFGKLSDMYGRKRFFMFGLIVFLIGSALCGTASSITQLSIYRAIQGVGGGALMPIAFTIMFDIFPAEKRGKLTGLFGAVFGISSVLGPLLGAYITEYVGWQWVFYINLPLGVISFILIAMYYKESITHSKQRIDWGGAFTLVGAVICLMFALELGGNQYAWDSSTILGLFAGFALLLTAFLFIERIVAEPIISFDMFRKRLFATSCLVALFYGSTFIVATIYIPIFVQGVFGGSATNSGLILMPMMIGSVLGSQCGGLLTTKTSFRNIMLISAVCFVAGVFSLSTLTPETSRLLLNVYMGLTGFGVGFSFSVLSMSSVHHFDMRQRGSATSTSTFMRSLGMTLGITVFGIIQRNNFTSNLSTAFGGSQASAFGDPRAALTPEARAKIPAPVLEKISSALSSSIAHTFLWAMVPTVLGLVFVLLMPKDRLKIAPKKSPQTSESLR
- a CDS encoding PadR family transcriptional regulator, whose protein sequence is MSMKLAILGLLQERNMHPYEITLVMKERGMDRITKLQMGSLYYAVDKLAIEGYIEAVETISSPDRPDKTIYRITETGYVLFEQLVLHQFKKNETVYHPLYMALALSRHVDQSKIEKLLEVRIRETEHLVNLAYQVYEEHVAIVPRSALHLMYGRYEHSVTELKWLKRLYEDVLDRKLSDVGTPLNEEA